AAGGTAGTGCGTAGtacaagaaaaaactaatcattTTAACGGGGGATGCATTTCCATGTATTAGTAAAGATTTGATTGTGTAAAGAAAATGTAAGAATTAAAGACTAATGTATGGTTATATGTATGAACCTTTGTGTAGCTAGAATGATAAGAccctttttgtttaattagaagGATCATATGAACCTCTGAAACTGCTCCTTTGGTCCTATTATCGTTgcgaaaaaatttattttaacctCTTAGAAACAGCATCCCAACAggcacatctagtttcttttttagaattaaaaactatatagaCACACGTTTTTCACAATCCAGACGTAAACCAAAAATACATGTTTATTACAGGCAGTTTAACTCAAGATTAACACactttttttgaggttttaaagtcaaatttaaatattgcatGCTTTTATCAGTGGTTTTATGTTTCCGTAACAGTGAAACCATTTTTCAACTAGTgtttatggtaaatagtaacaaataatttcacagaataaaaaatattcttggcAAGTGTTGTTCTTTTTTCCCTTGAAGGTTTTAAACACACAACAGAAACCAAGCATACCTTTTTTTGAGTGGTGTCGGCTGGAATGCTAGTTCCCAAATATCACATTTTGAaaacagaaagcaattttttataactattgaaTAAACATTACAATTTCAAacttgtttcaaaattatttattggaGGCTTTTAAACAACATATCCAAGAGTTGGTTCAGGTCAGCCTGACTGATCTGAACTAACTTTTcagattataaaattaaataggcTTTGGTAAAAAAGACATCACTGATTTGCTAATATTTAGAGaaatagtcttaaaaaaagcaaataaaagtgtACTTATGACACTTGTGGATTACAAACATATTCAAAACATGTTTGCAAACCCGGGAATATGCAACGTTTGAATATTTTGACTGTTgtcttttagaatattttaaattatcttttgatGTCGTTAATGTGACGTTTATTCAGAAGAAATAAAGtcgtaagtaaaagcatttaaccgcaattgtaatagattttaatagattttttattaaagaaacagtttgtttaataattttttttattgtttttaaaaattagttaaaaaaaataaagtgttttaagttttatcttaaggaattaaatatataaattattttttgtcataatagttattatatatataaatgtatacaaatatatataaatgtcataatagttattataaaaataaaaaatattttttgtcataatagtaaaaatgcacgatttattttgatgtaaatattttattaataagatattttgtttattgttaattCAATAACGCAAAGTTTTAATGACGTTcgtttaatttatgaaaatatgatcACGAATGTGTTATCGGcgaatgataaattataaaaaaaaaaaactctttaatgtttaaaatcattaaaaggagttcacaaaataaataagaaaaaatttattaacagtgAATAAAATAACCAATAACCAACtgtaaaattataagaaaataatcaaatattattttacgttttatgaaaaatatatttttttcaaaataaaatttagttcatatttgaacaaaattaataaaaatgatttttcaaataggaacttagattttatttgtaacttttgttatagtgaaagaaaaatatgtttgtatgatttttaacgtgttaataaaataactttaattataatgCGGTACTTGAAAAGACGCTAGTGACGCAATATAACTTATaacaattcaaaatatatttgccGAGTTAAGTTACTTAAAAATGTGTTACGCGATTTCGTTACGCAGCGAAATCTCGTACACTAAGCctgaatatataaattacttgtTATAAAGTATATTGTGCAACTTTTTATAGTCATAACAACCACAAAACTAAAGTTCAGTTATAAAGTTATACAgatgtaataaaataatctttacttAGCAATTAGAGCATAAGGAGCCCGATTTTGTCTTCCAACATCTACAGCCTTCAAACATAACTGAATGCATTCTTCatatttttcttcttcaaaaaaaactgCAGCTTTgttattaagatataaaatattagtagGTTCCAAATTAATAGCATTGTCATAATGAATGTGAGCAGTAACAAAGTCGCATTTCTTGTATGCATTATTACCAAGTTCTTTCTCACTATCTGCCTAATAATTAGAGAAAacttcttaaataataaaaaaatagcctAATTTACATTTAAGTGTAACAAATGTTCCCATAAACCTCTCactgttttcatttaaaaaaaaaaaaaacctggcgCTGAGTATCTGTACGTTTATCTTCAGGAGGCTTGGTAGTTTCTGTTTTTACTTTAGTTTCTTGTGGTTTTGGCTTGTTTTCTGAAGGAAAAAATGCATACACtttatgaaaacataaattggcAAGATAGGTGCACAGTACACCATTTACTCAGTAAAATTCATAAACTCTCAGGTGACAGATTTGCAGCTTTATTGTTGGTTaattatgattaataataaactgaaattttagaaagagaaaaaaactttagaaagaGAAAGATGACTCCTTTAGCCAAAATCAGTTTTGGCTTAAAAAGCAGTTTGAAATTGCATTAAGTTATTAAACTTGATACAAACTTAACTTAAACTTCCTTCTTAATGGATTTTTGAGTAGGCATATGTAGGTACATCTGCATGTTTAGAAATCACGAATCTTACTGAGTTTAAAGATGATTAAGGTTTAAGACTTAAATAATCACCCAACAATCTACATTAgtgttttaaactaattatgcattattattaacaaaaaataattacctgACTGTTGGGGAAAATCCATTTGTATTCCAAGTAAAATACTTAGTACTTGCATCACTCTCTGGTCTTTTGCAAACCTGTTATTGAAACAGAATATTAGAATAAACTAAtttgatttcaataattttattcttaaatgaaagaaatcgtccttgttaacttttttgtttattttgataaaacttgaTTTGTCTCATTTTTTCAccataatatttaatagaactttttaagataattaaaaagtagTCAAACTAAGTTTATTATAGAATAACATTACTCACATGCTTAATTTGGATGGATcagattttaaaacttgaagCATTTGCAGAAAAGTTGGATCATTTAAATACTCTCTTGTTTTAGGATTCATCGCCAGCTTTGCTTCAAGGCTTGGATCTGCAAATGGATTATTCTGTCGACCTTAAAGGAACCAAGCAAGCATATAAACAGCATGTCAAAAGTTAGcttaacttataaaacaaaagataGGGACCGCAAGTGTACAAGAAACTTTAGCATctatcaagtaaaaaaatatacataagaaaTCTATTAGTACAATGTGTATAATTTATTGGCAAGGTTATTTATTCAAGTGCTACACATTGATCTAATTGGACATGTCAGCTGCCATGTTTCACAAGGGTTTTTCTATAAAACCATAACAATATAACTACTTCACATCAACAATTGCATCGTATTAAAATGATCATTAGTATATCCTAGAACATATTTCTTGTTATTTCTTAACAGGCTTTAGCCTCTTAAGAAAtatgataaaactttttcaattagaTTGTGGTAATACAAGAAaacagaaaagtttttttttctatatggtTAATGTAGGACTAAAATCCTAATCAAAGTCCATTTACTTATGatacaaaagatttttaagcTATCATATTTATCGaagttcaaaatttaatcttgttttattGACTAAATTATACAAAGTTTAGAATTAAAACATACTCATTTTGTTATCTAGTTCTTGCATGGCTGTTTTTAATTGTGCATTATCAGGTTCATACTTAAGACCTTTCTCATAAGCTTCATATGCTTCCATATCTTGTCCAAGGTAACTGTATGCAGCACCTAGACGCGAGTAACCCTAGTAGAGAAGATAATTATAAAGCACCATAAGATGCATGtcaatttatactaaaataatattcaactaatctacattaaaaaataataataactgccAGTAATATAACCTACCTTTCCCCAATCAGGTTTGATTTCAACAGTTTTCTTTGCATCAGCCAACGCATTGTTGTAATCACCTTTCTTTGCATATGCTGCTGATCTGTTGCTGTAGAAAACATAATTTGAACTATCAAGCTCAATAGCCTTTGAGTAAAATGTGATAGCATCTTCTAAGTTACCATCCTGCAAGGCTTTGTTGCCTTTATCTTTGAACTCATTGGCcttaaattaacagaaaaaaatttataataaatatatacggGTGCACAGGTTTATTCAAAAATGCCGATGTATAAGCAGGGGCTACTCTACACTGTTTTTGAAGGCCCCGACAGTATTTGGGAGGCAACCAAATTCAGAAATCAAGGACTTATTTTTACAGCAAACATTGCTTATTTTGCGATAAAATACCTACATACAGCAATGtttctacaaaattttcttCTGGCAGGTACTGGCATGGGGCGCGCACtaccaaaattattttaactctttttataaaaatttgtaaagttttaacCTTCTCCAGTAAAAAAAACTGTAGTGCAGATATGCAGTATTTTCTTATGCTAATTTACGATATTTTGAACTATCCTCAACGATATaataattattcataatttatttgtttgttttataagtttagataagttttattaaaaaaaaaaaaacttttatttaataaaactatttttatatttttaaattttgttcttcgattcattttttatttttgtttataacttcATTCATAACAAGGATGGCAAGTTTATTCATAAGCTAATAAAATTGACTAATAAAAGTGTCAGTTGTTATCATGATTTTTTAGTCTAAACTTTAGCGcgattattatgttttattaattatcaaaTCATGATTATtatgttaagttttaaaatattacttttattttattaaccattttttaacaacccgctaaaaaaaaaaaaagaaagtaaaattttactttttatttttttatttctttacttttaaccAACACCCACtgagaaaaaagtaaaattttttttagcgaGTGATACTGATTTCTcattaaatacaaacaaaaagttttttctagcgGGTCTTTTCTTTATGAAAGACAAATGCAATTAGAAACAGCTTGCAGATGGAAATATCATTCTTGTTATACAACTCTAATTTGTTTTGGATGattcaaaataatatgaaaagataattaaatctctttattggagattaaaacatattttatagaAGTAGGTAATTATTGATTGTCCTACTTTGCTACTGCCTACATGAGGTCAGTAGtctaaatatttatgaaaaaagacataaagaaaaagttttatcttaaaaaagatTAGGCAACATATAATGATTTTCtgcataaaatgaaaaaaacttaaatgctaatacatttaaatttaagagcTGTGCCATTGTGAATCATGGCACTTCTCTAAAGCAAGCACTAGTTTTCATCCAGGAGAGGAAGTAAAGAAAGAGAGAAAATACATCAAAGCACATCAAAGAAATATCATGGACTTTTAGAGATGTTTAATCTGATAATTAGctaactaaaaatgaaataatttgtgcatttttttaaaggtttattgAAGTTTCCTATTGTTATTTAGTTCtcttcttataaataaaataaaatataaaaaattaaaaacaattcaatataaaaaattaattgattattacttaattacaaattgacccacaaaattaaattttactactCTTCAAAGGTCAATGCGATGTAAACTGGCTGAATAACCAGGGCATAAGATTAACCTGGTTAACTTTATTCGACTGACTCAGGACTAATTATTGTTGTATTCCAAATCCAGATCTTGCATAAAAATATACAGACATttcaaatttaacaaataaactaaagtaaacaaaccaatttttattgtcaacttgaacaaaattttgcaaattgaaatacaaacattttagaaaacatttgtaGCAACTGTTCACTAACTGCACAAGTGCACTAATTTAGCTTAATTGCTttggctaaaaaaaatgcttatatttgctataatattttagtaCTTACTAAGGCGGACCTGTAAACGACGCACCCCTACAAAGAACTAATAACCATGACTACTACTGTCCCAATTTTAGTAccaaaatttctattaaataatgtaaatttcGTTGTGTCAATCTGTAATGGCTAGTCAAATTATGTACCATTAACTGTATCCATCACTTATGATTAATTGATTAATTACactctaattaatttaattaattatacttggtcaataaaaaatcattttcaatatAACGTGTTTTGAACTTAAGTGGGTGCGCTGTTTAAAGGTTCACCCTTACTTagaccttttttatttatttgataataaatattagcaattcaatattgttttttttaaaaccattattattaatttatagagctttgtatttaataaaattttctttcctttgaaaaaataatcatttagaATTAGAGAttgcaattaataaatttaaattttgtccaaACATAAGTTAATGCCAAAAAAAGCCCAGAAAAATTCTAAGAAATGCAATATAAATTAGAATGTGAAACTAAagaagtattttattaattataatgagCAATTTTCAAACTTGaaattagagtttttttctttggttttgGAAGACTTGCAttcttttgttttgattttatttggtTTTGCTTCTTAATCATCAAGTCCTCATTAATAACCAGTTATAATAAGGGACTAGAAAAACCCCATTAGCGTTTATTATACCTATGGCACCTcgcaaaaaaaaaccttatttctttaaaaaagaaagtaaaaataaattttttcagttacACGTTGGAGTTAAACGACCATTAAAATGGACAACATGCTAGGAAAAAAATCAAGACTGAAAAATGGGttccttaaattaaaaaagacgtTAACTCGcaaataaactataaactatcaaagtaaaataaaataaattactaggcattaattttttcacaatgaaaaacaaaaattaacttgGAAACTAGGAAGAAAGAAAACGTAGCTCTTAATTAACGCaaagctaaaaattttatacaaacctTGTCTGacatttttttgctttctttattagaattttatatTCACTGAAATACACTTCAGAAACACTTGTCGCAATTTACTTGTTTCACAACGTTAGACGATCCACGAGCTATAACGGTAGTATATATACGATTGATTGCTTACTCAgctaaaaattcatttaatgaaagtttgatttttttcccGAAAATTCGAGAAACTAGTCGGCTCCGGCAAAATCAAATGAAGTTGTTAAACGTTTGAAAGTACacgttttttattgtaatattacaTCTGAATATATCAGTGGTTCCCAACCTTTTCTAACCCGTTCCCTAAATTACATATCATAAAATCTTCATATACGTTTGAAAGTACacgttttttattgtaatattacaTCTGAATATATCAGTGGTTCCCAACCTTTTCTAACCCGTTCCctaaattatatatcataaaatctTCATGGACCccattgcttttaaaaatatttacaaggtgaaaattttaataatgtaacttttattcatcaggataatattttgtttaaggtATTTTTGATCAGACTGTCTAGTGACAGTCTATTCAAAAATATGCCAGTCTATCAATGacacaaaagtattttatcttatattttttagttaatatatgATACAAAAGCAGGTCAGTGGGGAATCTGGCACTGATTACCAGCAATTAATATCTGAAAATTCGGTTTTATTTAACACCTGCATTGATATCGagtctatttctttttttagttttaagagaTGGCATAGCTAAAAACTCGGCTTCACACAAATGTGATGTTGAAAAAGGAATAAGggctttaaatatatttgatgaaCACAATGGATATAAATTCCTCATTTTCGTCCAGAAGTTATCTAATGGTGTTATTTTGAAGTGACCCTTAGCCGTGGTATCATCCTTTAACTCTATAAATCCTTTTTGCGCTTCctctttcatattttttacatCACAAGAAAGTGTTGACTTACTGCTGAAAATGTTCTCATCTAGAATATAGTTACCCAACTcattaatcaaattatttagGTGAAAAACTATTTCTATCTTTATAATTTTGGGAAGCATGTTATTTCCAATTAcgctatttaaattttgaaacatgatCAAATTTCCATTGTTAATTCTAGTCTTATACAGTTTgaacttttcaataaattccTTCAGTAATGACATTAGCATTTTTGCCACAATATGACCCACAATGTTCACATGATAAGCCGttgttatttcaaaattgtCAAATTGAAATATTCTACCACTCCACttttcattttacataaaaattagttcACTTCTATTCTAAGCTTGAAAAATCATTCCAAAAATTTTCCAGCAGAAAAAAGTTGAGTGTTGACATCAAAGGATTTTATATGACCAATTTGACTAATTGATTAAATACAGCTTTCAAACTACTTGGTAAAGTTTTGGTTGCCAAAGCGTGTCTATGAATAAAACAGTGTATACCAACTACATTTGGAGCAATCTATTTTGCTCTAGTCTGCAATCCAGACTTCACAACCAGAGGCAATTTTACCcccatcccccccccccccaaagaTTGTGAGTTTCACTCACACTATTTGTGAGGATATATCCATTTTAATTGTTTGTCAttgaaaaactgtttaaaaatttctataatattttgttatataatatcATAACATATTGTTGTTTCAAGGATAGCAGAGAACAAAAATTCTTTCTTGAACTTGTAATTGCaaatataccaaaaaaatacaataaattgtgCCATTGAACTTGCATCGGTGGTCTCATCCAACTGAATAGAAAAATTTGGTGATTCTTTagtttcaagattttttagttttgtggTCCACTTAAAAAGTTCTTATGGACCACCGGTTGGGAACAAAATATCTAGagaaaatatgtaacaaaaaaaattttaaaacgtgtTTTTATGGTTTACGGTTCAAaactcaaattattaaaatagttaaaagtgTTTCAAGTTATTAATTGATttaagttattaattgaaaGCCTAAAGTGAGTGAGAATTTGCCCAAGCTGATTCCTTTCATCCAcagttcttcttttttttatgattttttaattattattattttttttttttttattattatttatttattttgccgttgataaatattacaaaaattaaattacaataacagaaaaatcctggccggagcaagaagaagacgggttgtcttatcaccgagccccgtcacacaaaaatttacatgcacaataaatgataaaagacaaaaagacagtataaattcaaaaacaaaaacaaatcaaatacttcagcaataaaataatttgttgctaacaatcttccagcagaataattttaaaaataaaaaagtaaaaacgacagaaaatcatgaaagttataaaaacacaaaaaaaaatgcgttgttaaattaaaaaaaaaaaaaagcaatatatctaaacataagtatttgggctgattatttaatatcatcaaaaatatgaacgaaaaagacaactttattttcgttatcttttatactaatggttagaaaccattttaataaaagctaaagaaagtgataaagatttaatttattttcaagcgATTCAGTCcaaacctttaaattgttttcaaaaaaggtatttgaaatctaatatatcgaattccacccagtaagcacaaagacgtttaaaagacgtctaaaagaggTCTTTGAGgcggtctaaaaggcgcacttgtagacgtctagatcataaggctaaaagacgtttttttaaagACGCCATTAAGACatctttataaatacatcttttaaacgtctttgtaaAGACGCCTTTTAATTGTCTTTTCAAAGACGTcatttagccttatgatctagacgtctacaaatGCGTCTTTTAGACTTTTCAAAACTGtgccttttaaacgtcttttataCGTCTTCAGACGTGTTAAATACACGCTAAAGACGTATTTTATAaagtcaatattaaaaaatatctgcaATAATATCTACATCACGAAGTTGATATATCAACTTCATGAGCTAGACATTATTGCAGATGTATTAAACGTCTAAACATAGACGTTTCACATTAAAAACCAGATTACTGAAAAGTACCTCAAAGCCAGAATACTGAAAGCATCACAACTTTAGGTAGATATATCTACCTAAAGTTGTGGTACTTTCAGTACTTTTAGATTACTGAAAGCATCACAACTTTAGGTAGATATATCTACCTAAAGTCGTGGTACTTTCAGTATTCTGGCTTTGAGGTACCCTTTAGTAATCTGGCTCTTGATCTGGCTTTTAATGTGAAACGTctatgtttaaagttttataaagactTCAGCCATCTAGATATATTTAGATGGCTGAAGTCTTTTTAGCtgaacaaatatttgaaaattttgaaatttatttaagtagAAAGAAGGTGAATTTCAATCGAATTAAGAACTAAGCTCTTGAgggaaatatttaataaataaacacagtTACATATGTATTAAAAACGAATGCAATTAAAGAAAgtttgtttttctcaaaaagaagtaaaaagtAGATTTAATGCACTATTTGTcagtattttgaatttttcgTCTATCGCCACTTTTTCTACCAGGAgcattctttaattttacactCGCTCTTTCACGAATTTCTGCTTCCCTAACTTGTGGGAAAATGGCAAAAACGCTTTCTAAAAACAAGTacgatttaaatattaaataaaaatttaaatattccaatttcaacataaatttaatttttttttaaatcaaaatattaacaaaacacagaatgaaaatcaaaacattaagttgacagaattttgtcataaaaatcaagcacataaatatacataaccataatttatgaataattaaaaaacaattaaatcaaaatattttcttttttgattaatttttttttattttgacaactaAATTACCTTTTAATACTTgctatatcaatttattttcgATGCCAATCTTATGACCCGTCCCTTTCATGTTAAGTTTAGACTGAAGCTGAACAGAAAAAACTCGATCAATTATTTTTCGAATTGCGTCTTTACCGTCAacctccctccccccccccGACTTGTTTAAGATGCTCAATCTAAAATACACCCAGAAAAATGATCATAATTTTAGTTCTGCAaagaaataaatacattaattaaaaaaaagaagaatatataGCAATACTAGACATACTAGTATCGAGTTAAATTCAAATGGCCTTAACATTTAAGTTGTTCAGTATTTTATCTTTAagcataaaaataagttaaagtatACTATTTTGGTCCGAAATACTGGTTCAACAAGGTTCTCTTCAAACTGCAAAAACTCATCTATATCAAGCAGTTGTTTTAATTCTTCCCGATTACTTTCACCCCGATTATTTATCTGCTTTCCCATAAATGTGTTCATGTCATTCATGAAAATCTTTACTTCTGCCATAAATTTCATTACTCCTTTTTGGaactcttaaaatatatatatatatatatatatatatatatatatatatatatatatatatatataatctaatatatataatatataatttttctacagtaaaatttaatataaatttaatatctttaatatgaaaGCAATTCAATACATCTTCCATGATgaatacaatattatttaatgtgttaatacaatatttattcaaagtttttagaCAGATATTCAGCAAGTAGAACAAAAACTTACTTCCAGTCTCGATAGGATAACTGATGTTTTGCGAAGCATCTGTAAAATTCCTAAATATGACAAAACCATTCAGGATTAGTGTTAGGTTAGTCACttttaaaaatccaaatttAGCGTTACTTTAGCATAAcgttttaagaaaaagttttctcagaaatgttttatataatctaaattattaaaaaaattattaaaacccTTTTTCATTGAATGATTCTTCCAGTCTATTTGTAACATTTGATGACTGTTTGGATGATGACTTAGTTGGAGATTCGGAACTAGAAGAAATTGACCTTGAAGTTTGATAACGATGAGGAGATCTTTTCCAATTAGCTTTTTTACTTTGGCTATTGTCTTTTGTATTATACTGTCTGTAAGAAGATCTAGAGTTGTGAAGAGTAGGAGACTTAGAAGGGGATCGGCTATTGTGTGCTGCACTATTGTATCTGGAACGATGAATTGGAGATCTAGAACGGGATCGGCGTGTTGAATCATGACATCTAGATACAtcctcataatttttttttggtattttaatagattttattagatCTACACTAGATTGGAATCTGTTAAAATCACAATCATCCATTTCATTGAACTCAGATATCTTTTCAGGTATAGGTGGAAGGCCTAAAGagattataatattattactattaagtTACGGAGCAGTTGTAATGGTTTACTAAACCTTAATTTGGAAAGGGAACTATacattttccaaataattttccaacaatatataattatatttgcaCAATATAGTATTCtgtatattttttctattaccattattcacctccccaaggccgaaTGGGTCACTTCAGGCGAGGAAactactctttttttttgtattttattgtctTAACCCTTTACctacgaaccttgatgaacaaagCAACTGCGCTGAGAAAATAAGTtgatacacatatatacatatacagtttAATGTCATTTAGGGGATCCCAatagataattatataaaaactttgttttgaagtCACCCTAATGTTCCGTTTAAGTACGAAACTAACAAAAACATACACTTATTCAAAATCTAAGAAGATTTTTATCAGGATAATCTACAAAAAGTCAATTTTCTAAcggctaaataaataataacataagtgtATTCAATATGTACTATCATTACATTTGACCATTCAACTATACTTTACCATAAAAAATTGACACTTATATCCGTGCACAAGtcataaataccttttttttctgttatacatttaaatatttgttcttttttaatcTGTTCCATATCTTGATCTGAAGCTGATGTCAGATCATATCCTTTACAAACTTCAACATCATCTAAAgg
The nucleotide sequence above comes from Hydra vulgaris chromosome 09, alternate assembly HydraT2T_AEP. Encoded proteins:
- the LOC100203295 gene encoding stress-induced-phosphoprotein 1 isoform X2; the encoded protein is MSDKANEFKDKGNKALQDGNLEDAITFYSKAIELDSSNYVFYSNRSAAYAKKGDYNNALADAKKTVEIKPDWGKGYSRLGAAYSYLGQDMEAYEAYEKGLKYEPDNAQLKTAMQELDNKMSRQNNPFADPSLEAKLAMNPKTREYLNDPTFLQMLQVLKSDPSKLSMFAKDQRVMQVLSILLGIQMDFPQQSENKPKPQETKVKTETTKPPEDKRTDTQRQADSEKELGNNAYKKCDFVTAHIHYDNAINLEPTNILYLNNKAAVFFEEEKYEECIQLCLKAVDVGRQNRAPYALIAKPLARIGSAYQKMKDYANAVKYFEMSLTEAHNEEVKKKLTNLKKIIKEEEEKKYRDPVKAEEARELGNQLFKKGDYPGALKAYSESVKRNPEDARVFSNRAACYTKLAEFGLALKDVETCLVLDPKFIKAYLRKGNIALLMKETAKAREAYEKALELDENCQEAKDGIISVMRQNATLTPEERRKQAMEDPEVQNILKDPAMRMILEQMQENPQAAQEHLQNPLIREKISKLLESGIIQMR
- the LOC136084495 gene encoding uncharacterized protein LOC136084495, which gives rise to MSVNVQKIKSKWSRAVWREGTKVHEEVVLSKWIDELRQKVFWTVKINASRAEKEEMDPGPHWKVFELIKVKVCHDDVEVCKGYDLTSASDQDMEQIKKEQIFKCITEKKGLPPIPEKISEFNEMDDCDFNRFQSSVDLIKSIKIPKKNYEDVSRCHDSTRRSRSRSPIHRSRYNSAAHNSRSPSKSPTLHNSRSSYRQYNTKDNSQSKKANWKRSPHRYQTSRSISSSSESPTKSSSKQSSNVTNRLEESFNEKGNFTDASQNISYPIETGKFQKGVMKFMAEVKIFMNDMNTFMGKQINNRGESNREELKQLLDIDEFLQFEENLVEPVFRTKIIEHLKQVGGGEGG